One segment of Anopheles stephensi strain Indian chromosome 3, UCI_ANSTEP_V1.0, whole genome shotgun sequence DNA contains the following:
- the LOC118508947 gene encoding skin secretory protein xP2-like, whose protein sequence is MRMIIVPCCLALMVALVTCEGTAAEDTKAEETQVEAKESQNVEKRGLHSSFGDFGHDFGGHDEHHHHEHIKTVTIEKKVPVPYTVEKHVPYTVEKKVPYEVKVPIPQPYIVEKKVPVHYKEVVKYPVHVPAPYTVEKKVPYEVKYPVDKPYEVKVHVPQPYTVEKKVPYEVKVHVPVPYTVEKKVPYEVKVEVPVPKPYTVIKKVPYEVKVPVDKPYKVEVPKPYPVEVPKPYPVVVEKKVPYEVKVPVDKPYKVEVPKPYKVEVKVPYPAPYTVEKKVPYTVEKPVPYEVKVPIDKPYPVYKEVKVPIEKEVPYPVKVPYHVPVHVHKEEHHDHSYEHHDLH, encoded by the exons ATGCGAATG ATTATTGTTCCTTGTTGTCTTGCCCTTATGGTGGCACTAGTCACATGCGAGGGTACTGCTGCAGAGGACACGAAGGCGGAGGAAACCCAAGTAGAGGCGAAGGAATCGCAGAATGTTGAGAAGCGCGGACTGCACTCCTCCTTTGGCGATTTCGGCCATGACTTCGGTGGACACGATGAACATCACCACCACGAACACATCAAGACGGTCACGATCGAGAAGAAGGTCCCAGTGCCGTACACCGTCGAGAAGCACGTCCCGTACACGGTAGAGAAGAAGGTACCGTACGAGGTGAAGGTCCCGATCCCGCAGCCCTACATCGTCGAGAAGAAGGTCCCGGTCCACTACAAGGAAGTGGTGAAATACCCAGTCCATGTGCCGGCCCCGTACACCGTCGAGAAGAAGGTGCCGTACGAGGTGAAGTATCCCGTCGACAAGCCGTACGAGGTGAAGGTGCACGTTCCCCAGCCCTACACCGTCGAGAAGAAGGTGCCGTACGAGGTGAAGGTCCACGTCCCGGTTCCGTACACCGTCGAGAAGAAGGTGCCGTACGAGGTGAAGGTTGAGGTGCCCGTCCCGAAACCGTACACCGTCATCAAGAAGGTCCCGTACGAGGTGAAGGTCCCGGTCGACAAGCCGTACAAGGTGGAGGTCCCGAAACCGTACCCAGTGGAAGTCCCGAAACCGTACCCGGTCGTCGTCGAGAAGAAGGTTCCGTACGAGGTGAAGGTCCCGGTCGACAAGCCGTACAAGGTGGAGGTCCCAAAACCGTACAAGGTGGAAGTTAAGGTACCGTACCCAGCGCCCTACACCGTCGAAAAGAAGGTGCCGTACACGGTGGAGAAGCCTGTCCCGTATGAGGTGAAGGTACCGATCGATAAGCCGTACCCAGTGTACAAGGAGGTGAAGGTTCCGATCGAGAAGGAGGTCCCGTACCCCGTGAAGGTCCCATACCACGTACCAGTCCATGTTCACAAAGAAGAACACCATGATCATTCGTATGAACATCACGATCTGCACTAA